A single genomic interval of Camelina sativa cultivar DH55 chromosome 11, Cs, whole genome shotgun sequence harbors:
- the LOC104728751 gene encoding transport inhibitor response 1-like protein, which produces MTQDRSEMSEDDDDQRSPPLDLRSAAIAEPCSSSSSSSSLVVVADSTPNKSRNCISSSSSGTLTSQPFPDHVLENVLENVLQFLDSRCDRNAASLVCKSWWRVEASTRSEVFIGNCYALSPARLTQRFKRVSSLVLKGKPRFADFNLMPPDWGANFAPWVSTMAKSYPWLEKVDLKRMFVTDDDLALLAESFPGFKELILVCCEGFGTSGIAIVANKCRKLKVLDLIESEVTDDEVDWISCFPEDVTCLESLAFDCVEAPINFKALEGLVARSPFLKKLRLNRFVSLVELHRLLLGAPQLTSLGTGSFSHDEEPQSEQEPDYAAAFRACKSVVCLSGFRELMPEYLPAIYPVCANLTSLNFSYANISPDMFKPIIQNCHKLQVFWALDSICDEGLQAVAETCKELRELRIFPFDPREDSEGPVSEVGLQAISEGCRKLESILYFCQRMTNAAVIAMSENCTELTVFRLCIMGRHRPDHVTGKPMDEGFGAIVKNCKKLTRLAVSGLLTDQAFRYMGEYGKLVRTLSVAFAGDSDMALRHVLEGCPRLQKLEIRDSPFGDAALRSGMHRYYNMRFVWMSACSLSRGCCKDIASEMPNLVVEVIGSDDDDENRDYVETLYMWNNGCMF; this is translated from the exons aTGACACAAGATCGCTCAGAAATGTCTGAGGACGATGATGACCAACGATCTCCACCGTTGGATCTACGCTCTGCCGCCATAGCTGAACcttgctcttcctcttcctcctcctcctccctcgTCGTCGTCGCCGATTCAACTCCAAACAAATCTCGTAACtgtatctcctcctcctcctctggtACCTTAACTTCGCAGCCTTTCCCTGACCATGTACTCGAAAACGTCCTCGAGAACGTGCTTCAGTTCCTAGATTCGAGATGTGACCGTAACGCTGCTTCTCTCGTTTGCAAATCTTGGTGGCGTGTCGAAGCTTCGACTCGATCTGAGGTTTTTATTGGGAACTGTTACGCTCTCTCTCCGGCGAGGTTGACTCAACGGTTCAAGCGTGTTAGTTCTCTTGTGCTTAAAGGGAAACCTAGGTTTGCTGATTTCAATCTCATGCCTCCTGATTGGGGTGCTAATTTTGCTCCTTGGGTTTCTACTATGGCTAAATCCTATCCTTGGCTTGAGAAGGTTGATTTGAAGAGGATGTTTGTTACTGATGATGATTTAGCTCTTCTTGCTGAGTCCTTTCCTGGTTTTAAAGAGCTTATCTTGGTTTGCTGTGAAGGTTTTGGTACTAGTGGTATTGCTATTGTTGCCAATAAGTGCAG AAAGCTGAAAGTGCTTGATTTGATTGAGTCTGAGGTCACTGACGATGAAGTGGATTGGATTTCGTGTTTCCCTGAGGATGTTACTTGTCTGGAGTCTTTAGCTTTTGACTGTGTGGAAGCCCCAATCAATTTTAAGGCGCTTGAGGGTCTTGTTGCTAGGTCACCTTTCTTGAAGAAGCTTAGGCTGAACAGGTTTGTGTCCCTTGTGGAGCTTCATCGTCTGCTACTTGGAGCTCCGCAGCTCACTAGTCTTGGGACTGGCTCATTTAGCCATGATGAGGAACCTCAGAGTGAGCAAGAACCAGATTATGCAGCTGCGTTTCGTGCTTGTAAATCTGTTGTTTGCTTGTCAGGATTCAGGGAGTTAATGCCTGAGTACCTTCCAGCTATATATCCGGTGTGCGCTAACCTCACCTCCCTGAACTTCAGTTATGCTAATATTTCTCCTGACATGTTTAAGCCCATCATACAAAATTGCCACAAACTCCAGGTTTTCTGG GCTCTTGATTCTATATGTGATGAAGGACTACAGGCAGTTGCTGAAACTTGCAAGGAACTCCGTGAACTCAGGATCTTCCCTTTTGATCCTCGGGAAGACAGTGAAGGTCCTGTCTCTGAAGTAGGCCTCCAAGCGATCTCTGAGGGTTGTAGGAAACTAGAAT CTATTCTCTACTTTTGCCAGCGCATGACTAATGCTGCCGTGATAGCCATGTCAGAGAACTGTACTGAGCTTACTGTGTTTAGGCTTTGCATAATGGGTCGACATAGGCCTGATCATGTGACAGGGAAGCCTATGGACGAGGGGTTTGGTGCCATTGTTAAAAACTGCAAGAAGCTAACTCGGCTTGCGGTGTCCGGGTTGCTTACAGATCAAGCTTTTAGGTATATGGGAGAGTATGGGAAATTGGTCCGTACTCTATCAGTGGCTTTTGCAGGAGACAGTGACATGGCTCTGAGACATGTCCTAGAAGGTTGTCCTAGACTGCAAAAACTTGAGATAAGGGATAGTCCATTTGGGGATGCAGCGTTACGGTCTGGTATGCATCGATATTACAACATGAGGTTTGTTTGGATGTCAGCATGTAGCTTGTCAAGGGGATGCTGCAAGGATATTGCAAGTGAAATGCCGAATCTAGTTGTGGAAGTGATCGggtcagatgatgatgatgagaatagGGATTATGTCGAGACTTTATACAT GTGGAACAATGGATGTATGTTTTGA
- the LOC104725506 gene encoding nucleobase-ascorbate transporter 5 isoform X2: protein MSAPKSGGDPAPHPPKEQLPDISYCITSPPPWPEAVLLGFQHYLVMLGTTVLIPSALVPQMGGGNEEKAKLIQTILFVAGLNTLLQTVFGTRLPAVIGASYTFVPVTISIMLSGRFNDVADPVERFKRIIRATQGALIVASTLQIIIGFSGLWRTVVRFLSPLSAAPLVGLVGYGLYELGFPGVAKCIEIGLPGLIILILISQYMPHIIKGGKHVFARFAVIFSVAIVWLLAFFLTIGGAYNGVGTNTQRSCRTDRSGLISAAPWIRVPWPFQWGAPSFDAGEAFAMMMASFVALVESTGAFIAVSRFASATMPPPSVISRGVGWQGVAILISGFFGTGIGSSVSVENAGLLALTKVGSRRVVQISAGFMIFFSVLGKFGAVFASIPSPIIAALYCLFFAYVGAGGLSLLQFCNLNSFRTLFILGFSIFLGLSIPQYFNEHTAIKGYGPVHTGARWFNDMVNVPFSSKAFVGGCVAYLLDTTLHKKDGSIRKDRGKHWWDRFWTFKNDPRTEEFYALPFNLNKYFPSD from the exons ATGTCAGCGCCGAAATCGGGTGGTGATCCAGCGCCACATCCGCCGAAAGAGCAGCTTCCGGATATCTCTTACTGCATCACTAGCCCTCCTCCATGGC CCGAGGCTGTTCTGCTTGGGTTTCAGCACTACctagtgatgcttggaacaacAGTTTTGATTCCATCTGCTCTTGTTCCGCAAATGGGAGGTGGAAAT GAAGAGAAGGCGAAGCTGATTCAGACAATACTGTTTGTAGCTGGATTGAACACGTTGCTCCAAACAGTGTTTGGAACTAGACTACCTGCTGTGATTGGAGCATCGTATACATTTGTCCCAGTTACAATCTCAATCATGCTTTCTGGGAGATTTAACGACGTTGCAGATCCAGTTGAA CGATTTAAGAGGATCATTCGGGCAACCCAAGGTGCTCTAATAGTTGCGTCAACTCTTCAAATAATTATTGGCTTCAGTGGCCTTTGGCGTACTGTTGTAAG gttCTTAAGTCCTCTCTCTGCTGCTCCTCTTGTTGGATTAGTTGGTTATGGCCTGTACGAGTTAGGTTTTCCTGGT GTTGCTAAGTGCATCGAGATTGGACTTCCGGGGCTTATTATTCTTATACTTATATCACAG TACATGCCCCATATTATAAAGGGAGGAAAACATGTCTTTGCTCGGTTTGCTGTCATATTTTCTGTGGCGATAGTATGGCTTCTTGCTTTCTTTCTTACAATCGGTGGTGCCTATAATGGTGTTGGGACAAATACTCAAAGAAGCTGTCGGACTGATCGTTCTGGGCTCATAAGTGCTGCTCCATG GATAAGAGTTCCATGGCCATTCCAGTGGGGAGCACCATCGTTTGATGCAGGTGAAGCATTTGCCATGATGATGGCTTCTTTTGTTGCTCTTGTTGAG TCGACAGGCGCTTTTATAGCTGTCTCAAGATTTGCTAGTGCCACAATGCCGCCACCTTCTGTTATCAGCCGCGGTGTTGGTTGGCAG GGAGTTGCAATTTTAATCTCAGGGTTCTTCGGAACTGGCATAGGGTCTTCAGTTTCTGT CGAGAATGCGGGTCTGCTAGCACTTACAAAAGTTGGTAGCCGGAGAGTTGTCCAAATATCTGCAGGCTTTATGATATTCTTCTCAGTTCTTG GGAAGTTCGGGGCAGTGTTTGCATCAATACCTTCTCCCATCATAGCTGCCTTGTATTGTCTCTTCTTTGCGTATGTAG GTGCTGGAGGACTGAGTTTGCTACAATTTTGCAACCTGAATAGCTTCAGAACATTGTTCATCTTGGGGTTCTCAATCTTCCTAGGCCTATCGATTCCACAATATTTCAATGAGCACACAGCCATCAAAGGCTATGGTCCAGTTCATACCGGAGCAAGATGGTTCAACGACATGGTCAATGTGCCCTTCTCGTCCAAGGCCTTTGTGGGAGGATGTGTTGCTTACTTGTTGGACACGACGCTTCACAAGAAAGATGGCTCGATCAGGAAAGACCGAGGTAAACACTGGTGGGACAGATTCTGGACTTTCAAGAACGACCCGAGAACCGAAGAGTTTTATGCTCTTCCTTTCAACCTCAACAAATACTTCCCTTCTGACTGA
- the LOC104725507 gene encoding serine/threonine-protein kinase HT1 encodes MKEGKDGFVRADQIDLKSLDEQLERHLSRALTLEKNKKRDEEDSTAVAIGGGSAYSSPVAALNGGGFVGKRKQRLEWEIDPTKLIIKTVLARGTFGTVHRGIYDGQDVAVKLLDWGEEGHRSEAEIVSLRSDFAQEVAVWHKLDHPNVTKFIGATMGASGLQLQTESGPLAMPNNICCVVVEYLPGGALKSYLIKNRRRKLTFKVVVQLALDLARGLSYLHSQKIVHRDVKTENMLLDKTRTVKIADFGVARVEASNPNDMTGETGTLGYMAPEVLNGNPYNRKCDVYSFGICLWEIYCCDMPYPDLTFSEVTSAVVRQNLRPDIPRCCPSALAAVMKRCWDANPDKRPEMDEVVPMLESIDTTKGGGMIPNDQQQGCLCFRRKRGP; translated from the exons ATGAAGGAAGGCAAAGATGGGTTTGTTCGAGCAGATCAGATTGATCTGAAAAGCTTAGACGAGCAACTCGAGAGACACTTGAGCAGAGCTTTGACTttagagaagaacaagaagagagatgaagaagactcaaCCGCCGTAGCCATAGGTGGTGGCTCCGCTTATTCTTCCCCTGTCGCTGCTCTTAACGGCGGTGGATTTGTTGGGAAGAGGAAACAGAGACTTGAGTGGGAGATCGATCCTACTAAACTCATCATCAAGACTGTTCTTGCACGTGGCACATTTGGTACCGTTCATCGTGGTATCTACGATGGTCAAGATGTTGCCG TGAAGCTGCTTGATTGGGGTGAAGAAGGTCACAGGTCAGAAGCTGAGATTGTGTCTTTGAGATCAGATTTTGCTCAGGAGGTTGCTGTTTGGCATAAATTGGATCATCCTAATGTTACTAAG TTTATAGGAGCTACAATGGGTGCATCAGGCTTACAGTTGCAAACAGAGAGTGGTCCATTAGCAATGCCAAACAATatatgttgtgttgttgttgaatatcttccAGGTGGTGCTTTAAAGTCTTACCTGATCAAGAACCGAAGAAGAAAACTAACATTTAAAGTTGTCGTTCAGCTCGCTCTTGATCTCGCTAGAgg GTTGAGTTATCTTCATTCGCAGAAGATTGTTCACCGAGATGTAAAGACTGAGAACATGTTGTTAGATAAAACTCGGACTGTCAAAATCGCGGATTTTGGAGTTGCGAGAGTTGAAGCGTCTAACCCTAATGACATGACAGGAGAGACTGGTACACTTGGCTACATGGCCCCTGAG GTTCTCAATGGAAACCCGTATAATCGAAAATGCGATGTATACAGTTTCGGGATCTGCTTATGGGAGATATATTGCTGTGACATGCCTTACCCTGACCTAACTTTCTCTGAGGTCACTTCAGCCGTCGTCCGCCAG AACCTGAGACCCGATATACCGAGGTGTTGCCCGAGCGCACTTGCAGCTGTGATGAAACGTTGTTGGGATGCAAATCCAGACAAGAGACCAGAGATGGACGAGGTTGTACCGATGTTGGAGAGTATTGACACAACCAAGGGAGGAGGGATGATCCCTAACGACCAGCAGCAGGGTTGCCTATGCTTCCGAAGGAAACGTGGTCCTTAG
- the LOC104725508 gene encoding transcription factor bHLH145 produces MGQERGLWFPTQRLSSSSSIALSQLGKQDLNLISKTCGDTTDMFSTRGSYFNGSYGWVNWSSHLQQQFLPPQNQCMKQVPLNVDSVIPKAEGQCSQKRFLVFHQSGDQTTLLLTSDIRKSFEALKQPACPDMKEELKITNKDLFVCQGMQGNSEPDLKEDTEELNALLYSEDESDYCSEEDEVTSPSTLVSSAHRDQEETFNVESYEQSLHAKKRKILESSAPFLETSSEKMLDNESSCGSCEDTRISFLKRSKLSINKIGEEKIFETVSLLRSIVPGEELVDPILVIDRAIDYLKSLKMEAENRGHETLCLQDI; encoded by the coding sequence ATGGGACAAGAACGTGGTTTGTGGTTTCCTACTCAGCGTTTGAGTTCATCGTCTTCCATAGCTTTGTCTCAACTTGGGAAGCAAGACTTGAACTTAATATCTAAAACCTGCGGCGACACCACCGACATGTTTTCTACTCGCGGATCCTATTTTAACGGGTCATATGGTTGGGTTAATTGGTCATCCCACCTTCAGCAGCAGTTCTTGCCTCCTCAAAATCAATGTATGAAGCAGGTACCTCTTAACGTAGATAGTGTTATTCCTAAAGCTGAAGGCCAATGTAGTCAGAAGAGGTTTCTAGTGTTTCATCAGTCAGGCGACCAAACAACTCTGCTGCTAACTTCGGATATCCGGAAATCTTTTGAGGCCCTGAAACAACCTGCCTGTCCTGATATGAAGGAAGAACTCAAAATAACCAAcaaagatttgtttgtttgtcaagGAATGCAAGGAAACAGCGAACCGGATTTGAAGGAGGACACGGAAGAACTAAATGCATTGCTTTATTCCGAAGACGAGAGTGACTATTGttctgaagaagatgaggttACAAGCCCAAGCACTCTAGTATCATCAGCCCATAGGGACCAAGAAGAAACATTCAATGTTGAAAGCTATGAACAATCATTACATgctaaaaagagaaagatactCGAGAGCTCAGCACCTTTTCTTGAAACCTCGAGTGAGAAAATGCTTGACAATGAATCGAGCTGCGGTAGTTGTGAAGACACACGGATTAGTTTTCTGAAACGTTCCAAGCTGTCTATCAACAAGAtaggagaagagaagatattTGAGACGGTAAGCCTTTTGCGCAGTATAGTCCCCGGGGAGGAATTGGTGGACCCGATCTTAGTCATCGATAGGGCTATTGATTACCTCAAGTCATTGAAGATGGAAGCCGAGAATCGAGGACATGAGACTCTTTGTTTGCAGGATATCTAA